The Teredinibacter sp. KSP-S5-2 genome includes a window with the following:
- the acpP gene encoding acyl carrier protein, protein MSSIEERVKKIVAEQLGVKEEEVKNEASFVEDLGADSLDTVELVMALEEEFETEIPDEEAEKITTVQLAINYINENLA, encoded by the coding sequence ATGAGCAGCATTGAAGAACGCGTTAAGAAAATTGTCGCTGAGCAACTTGGTGTTAAAGAAGAAGAAGTAAAAAACGAAGCGTCCTTCGTTGAAGATTTGGGAGCGGATTCCCTTGATACTGTTGAACTCGTTATGGCATTGGAAGAAGAGTTCGAGACTGAGATTCCAGACGAAGAAGCTGAAAAAATTACTACAGTTCAGCTTGCTATCAACTACATCAACGAAAACTTGGCATAA
- the fabG gene encoding 3-oxoacyl-ACP reductase FabG: MTLEGKVALVTGASRGIGEAIANRLAESGAVVVGTATSEGGAEKISARMEAAGYKGEGMMLNVTDPDSVAQVLKAIQEKYGAPAILVNNAGITRDNLMLRMSEEEWFDVINTNLSAVFRLSKACLRGMMKARWGRIVNISSVVGQMGNPGQANYAATKAGVAGFARSLAKEVASRGITVNSVAPGFIETDMTKALNDDQRNSMMGAIPSGRFGKPEEIAGVVSFLCSEDASYLTGETLQVNGGMYMR, from the coding sequence ATGACCTTAGAAGGTAAAGTTGCGTTAGTAACAGGTGCAAGTCGTGGTATTGGTGAGGCAATAGCCAATCGTTTGGCTGAAAGCGGTGCGGTTGTTGTTGGTACGGCCACCTCTGAAGGCGGCGCGGAGAAGATCTCTGCTCGCATGGAGGCTGCAGGCTACAAGGGTGAAGGTATGATGTTAAACGTCACTGACCCCGATTCCGTAGCTCAGGTACTCAAAGCGATTCAAGAAAAGTATGGTGCACCGGCAATCCTTGTAAATAACGCCGGGATTACTCGTGATAACCTGATGCTTCGCATGAGCGAAGAAGAATGGTTTGATGTAATCAATACTAACCTCAGCGCTGTATTCCGTCTAAGTAAGGCATGTTTAAGGGGTATGATGAAAGCCCGTTGGGGGCGCATAGTGAACATTAGCTCAGTGGTTGGGCAGATGGGGAATCCCGGTCAGGCCAATTACGCAGCAACCAAGGCGGGAGTGGCTGGTTTTGCCCGGTCTTTGGCTAAAGAGGTCGCTTCTAGGGGGATTACCGTCAATTCTGTGGCACCAGGGTTTATTGAAACAGATATGACCAAGGCACTTAATGACGATCAAAGAAATTCTATGATGGGTGCCATACCATCTGGGCGTTTTGGTAAGCCAGAAGAGATTGCTGGTGTAGTAAGCTTCCTGTGCAGTGAAGATGCCAGCTACCTTACCGGCGAGACACTGCAGGTTAATGGCGGCATGTATATGCGCTAA
- a CDS encoding YceD family protein, protein MYDGIIEADKLPRLASATHSNGNLTAKLVFSVDEENRKILRGEYAIEVQVICQRCLEPMTLSLSSDFMVGIVWDESEAKGLPKELDPWVVTGSDADLISAIEEEVLLELPVVAVHDYQCIDAEMMTAGEIEASEQETGENPFQVLAQLKKKPKDV, encoded by the coding sequence GTGTACGATGGGATTATAGAAGCCGATAAACTGCCTCGATTGGCTTCGGCCACTCATTCTAATGGCAATTTAACCGCCAAGTTGGTTTTTTCTGTGGATGAAGAAAACAGGAAGATCCTTCGGGGCGAATATGCTATTGAGGTACAAGTAATATGTCAGCGGTGCCTGGAACCGATGACATTATCGCTTAGCTCAGACTTTATGGTTGGCATTGTTTGGGATGAAAGCGAGGCGAAAGGGCTACCGAAGGAATTAGATCCCTGGGTAGTAACTGGAAGTGACGCTGATTTGATTAGTGCAATTGAAGAAGAAGTGTTGCTAGAGCTACCTGTAGTGGCTGTACATGATTATCAGTGTATTGATGCTGAGATGATGACGGCTGGCGAAATTGAGGCCAGTGAACAGGAAACGGGAGAAAACCCGTTTCAGGTATTGGCTCAACTGAAAAAGAAACCAAAAGACGTTTAA
- the rpmF gene encoding 50S ribosomal protein L32, whose amino-acid sequence MAVQQNRKTRSKRGMRRSHDALTDNSTLSVDSVTGEKHRRHHVTADGFYRGRKVVDVADDE is encoded by the coding sequence ATGGCGGTACAACAAAATCGTAAAACTCGTTCAAAGCGCGGTATGCGTCGTTCTCATGATGCTTTAACTGACAATTCTACTTTGTCTGTAGATTCTGTAACTGGTGAAAAGCATCGTCGCCACCATGTGACTGCAGACGGTTTTTATCGTGGTCGCAAAGTTGTTGACGTAGCTGACGACGAGTAA
- a CDS encoding nucleoside triphosphate pyrophosphatase, producing the protein MNTHIHCKLILASSSPYRAAQLNQLQLRFQCLSPDIDEQPTPGETAETIAHRLSIEKAKAVAKHAPEAVVIGSDQTAELDNAILGKPGSPQKAIRQLQACSGKTVTFYTGIALYQEATDTLYSKVVSTHVKFRTLTSQQINNYIREEQPLDCAGSFKCEGLGIALFEEISSSDPSALIGLPLIALTSALNSFGIDPLLTNNAS; encoded by the coding sequence ATGAACACTCACATACATTGCAAGCTCATTTTGGCCTCCAGCTCACCATATAGGGCTGCTCAACTGAACCAATTACAACTTAGATTTCAGTGTTTATCACCAGATATCGACGAGCAGCCAACCCCAGGAGAGACAGCGGAAACCATTGCCCACAGACTTTCAATCGAAAAAGCCAAAGCAGTAGCCAAGCATGCCCCCGAAGCGGTCGTTATCGGCTCGGACCAAACGGCGGAACTCGACAATGCCATACTGGGAAAACCCGGCTCACCTCAGAAGGCTATCCGACAATTGCAAGCATGCAGCGGCAAGACAGTTACCTTCTATACAGGTATTGCTTTATATCAGGAAGCCACGGACACGCTTTATTCCAAGGTTGTTTCTACACACGTGAAGTTTCGAACGCTTACTAGCCAGCAAATAAACAATTACATCAGAGAGGAACAACCTTTGGATTGTGCCGGTAGTTTTAAGTGCGAGGGCCTTGGAATTGCGCTATTTGAGGAAATCTCAAGTTCCGACCCATCTGCATTAATCGGACTACCGTTGATTGCACTGACTTCCGCACTAAACAGTTTTGGTATTGACCCATTACTCACAAACAATGCTAGCTGA
- the plsX gene encoding phosphate acyltransferase PlsX, producing the protein MSKAIYLSIDAMGGDLGPRLCVEAVLSFLERHSHVHIILVGDGQTLTSLIPNHQQQERIRIVHAEDVVSMNDKPGVALRHKRNSSMWQSLELVAKGEADACVSGGNTGALMAMSRYLITTYEGMSRPAICKPMPTAKGKSFFLDLGANIDCSSQQLVQFAEMGAALAKVYGKSMPKVALLNIGAETTKGSGDIREAAEILSQRKEMNFCGFVEGDGLYTGNYDVVVCDGFAGNVALKVSEGVVQFVFGSLKTYLASSIVRRILSLLVKPLLASWAKRFDPSRYNGAALLGLKKIVVKSHGKADKEGFVNALETALEQVQADIPNKIEQCLVS; encoded by the coding sequence TTGTCGAAGGCGATTTACCTGTCAATTGACGCTATGGGCGGGGATTTAGGTCCCCGTCTTTGCGTTGAAGCTGTCCTCTCATTTCTTGAACGGCATAGCCACGTTCATATCATCCTGGTTGGAGATGGTCAGACTCTTACCTCTCTAATTCCGAATCATCAGCAGCAAGAAAGAATTCGTATTGTCCACGCCGAGGATGTTGTCAGCATGAATGACAAGCCTGGAGTTGCATTGCGCCACAAGCGTAACTCTTCTATGTGGCAAAGCCTGGAGCTAGTTGCGAAAGGGGAGGCCGACGCCTGTGTGAGCGGTGGTAATACCGGAGCTCTAATGGCTATGAGTCGCTATTTGATTACTACCTACGAAGGTATGAGCAGGCCAGCAATTTGTAAACCTATGCCAACAGCTAAAGGTAAAAGCTTCTTTCTCGACTTGGGGGCAAACATTGATTGTTCATCGCAGCAACTGGTTCAGTTCGCAGAGATGGGGGCGGCGTTGGCAAAAGTATATGGCAAATCCATGCCTAAGGTTGCGCTGCTCAATATTGGTGCTGAAACAACAAAAGGCAGCGGCGATATCAGGGAGGCGGCCGAAATCCTGAGTCAGCGTAAAGAGATGAATTTCTGTGGATTTGTCGAGGGTGATGGCCTCTACACCGGCAACTATGATGTTGTTGTGTGTGATGGTTTTGCCGGTAATGTGGCTTTGAAAGTCAGTGAGGGAGTGGTGCAGTTTGTGTTTGGCAGTCTTAAAACATATCTCGCATCAAGTATTGTGCGCCGAATCTTGTCCTTACTTGTTAAACCTCTTTTGGCTTCATGGGCAAAAAGGTTTGATCCCTCACGCTATAACGGCGCTGCACTCCTGGGCTTAAAGAAGATTGTGGTTAAAAGTCACGGCAAGGCAGACAAAGAAGGCTTTGTTAATGCCCTGGAAACGGCCTTAGAGCAGGTTCAGGCTGACATCCCAAATAAAATTGAACAGTGTTTAGTCTCTTAA
- a CDS encoding ATP-binding cassette domain-containing protein encodes MIQLTDFSLQRGSKFLFENSSATIHPSQKCGVIGGNGSGKSSFFKLLLREITEDSGSVSIPKEWRIAHMAQEVHASDRSATDYVLDGDQQFREIEAAIATCEDGEKLGNLYAQFEQVDGYSAPSRAQQLLRGLGFSSSDENRPVSDFSGGWRIRLNLAQALMCPSNLLLLDEPTNHLDLDATLWLEQWLQFYSGTLLIISHDRDFLDNVIDHVLSIENQKLITYKGNYSAYEKQKAERIAQQAAAYTKQQERIAEIENFVRRFKAKASKAKQAQSRLKELERMEQIAPAHVDSPFSFRFPTADKTSQALINLSDASLGYGETSLVSKANLNILQNSRIGLLGHNGAGKSTLIKSLAKEIPLIAGEYAEGIHLKIGYFAQHQLEALDLAASAALHIQRISPKASEQEIRNFLGNFGFQGDRAFETITHFSGGEKARLALALIAWQRPNLLLLDEPTNHLDLEVRHALTIALQTYEGAIVIVSHDRHLLNNTVDDFWLVDSGQLTPFDGTLDDYHDWLKNDFSANEHNSQTTKAINKETKKSNRQNAAVIREKLKPYTNAIQAIERKLSKMQQELETIETRLSDTSLYESNNNELSQLLKDQGQLRQSIETLEEEWLSKHDEVESLKASLEA; translated from the coding sequence ATGATTCAGCTTACCGATTTTAGCCTCCAGCGAGGCAGCAAATTCCTGTTCGAGAATAGCAGTGCAACCATTCACCCCAGCCAAAAATGCGGTGTCATTGGCGGCAACGGCAGTGGTAAATCGAGCTTTTTTAAACTGCTTTTGCGAGAAATTACTGAGGACTCCGGCTCAGTCAGTATTCCCAAAGAATGGCGTATCGCCCACATGGCTCAGGAAGTTCATGCTTCTGACCGTTCAGCCACAGACTACGTTTTGGACGGCGACCAACAATTCCGGGAAATAGAAGCCGCCATTGCAACATGTGAAGACGGCGAAAAGCTGGGCAACCTCTACGCACAATTTGAACAAGTTGATGGGTACAGCGCCCCTTCTCGTGCACAGCAACTTTTACGGGGCCTGGGTTTTTCAAGCTCGGATGAAAACAGACCCGTATCTGACTTTTCTGGTGGATGGCGTATACGACTTAACCTCGCTCAGGCACTGATGTGCCCGTCCAACTTACTTTTGCTCGATGAGCCCACGAACCACTTGGACTTGGATGCCACCCTCTGGCTTGAACAGTGGCTTCAATTCTATTCAGGAACACTCCTGATCATATCCCATGACAGGGACTTCCTAGATAATGTGATTGATCACGTACTCAGCATAGAAAATCAAAAACTCATTACTTACAAAGGCAACTACAGCGCCTACGAGAAGCAAAAAGCAGAGCGTATAGCCCAACAAGCCGCAGCCTATACCAAGCAACAGGAGCGTATAGCGGAAATCGAAAACTTTGTGCGACGCTTTAAAGCCAAAGCATCAAAAGCAAAGCAAGCCCAAAGCCGCCTCAAAGAATTGGAACGTATGGAGCAAATTGCTCCTGCACACGTAGATTCCCCGTTCAGCTTTCGCTTCCCAACGGCAGATAAAACGTCCCAAGCCTTGATTAATTTATCCGATGCATCACTGGGCTATGGCGAAACCAGCCTTGTCTCGAAAGCCAATTTAAATATTCTGCAAAATAGTCGTATTGGTTTACTCGGGCACAATGGTGCAGGCAAATCCACACTGATAAAAAGCCTGGCGAAGGAAATTCCGCTTATAGCAGGCGAGTACGCTGAAGGTATCCATCTCAAAATTGGTTATTTCGCTCAACATCAATTAGAAGCGCTTGATCTAGCGGCTTCAGCTGCTCTACATATACAGCGAATATCACCTAAAGCCAGCGAACAGGAAATTCGCAACTTCCTCGGTAACTTTGGTTTTCAGGGAGACCGAGCCTTTGAAACCATTACCCACTTTTCCGGAGGAGAAAAAGCTCGTTTAGCGCTTGCCCTCATTGCCTGGCAACGCCCTAACCTACTTCTGTTAGATGAACCAACCAACCACCTGGATCTCGAAGTTCGCCATGCATTGACCATCGCTTTGCAGACCTATGAAGGGGCGATAGTGATTGTGTCCCACGACCGTCATCTGCTTAACAATACAGTCGATGATTTTTGGTTAGTGGATTCGGGGCAACTTACCCCCTTCGATGGCACCCTGGACGACTACCATGACTGGTTGAAAAACGATTTTTCTGCAAATGAACACAACTCGCAGACCACCAAAGCGATAAATAAAGAAACCAAGAAATCCAATCGCCAGAATGCCGCTGTGATCAGAGAAAAACTCAAACCCTACACAAATGCTATTCAAGCAATAGAACGTAAACTCTCTAAAATGCAGCAAGAGCTAGAAACAATAGAAACTCGTCTTTCGGATACATCACTTTATGAAAGTAACAACAACGAACTCTCTCAACTGCTGAAAGATCAGGGACAATTGCGACAATCAATAGAAACCCTTGAAGAAGAGTGGTTATCAAAACACGATGAAGTAGAATCGCTAAAAGCCTCGCTGGAAGCTTGA
- the fabD gene encoding ACP S-malonyltransferase, which produces MNTQQSLAFVFPGQGSQKVGMLEDFYGEELVKNTFAQASDVLGYDLLALIQEGPQEKLNMTEVTQPALLTCSVALWRLWQSRGGVVPAYMAGHSLGEWSALVCAEVVKFEDAVALVRARGQYMQEAVPAGQGAMAAIIGLGDEEIEQACEKAAEGQVVCPVNYNSPGQVVIAGESDAVERAMALCKEAGAKRALPLPVSAPFHTSLMKPAADRLAAQIQETEFSQPKVPVVHNVSALPEANPEKIKAIMVEQIYSAVQWVDCVKYLVDNGVETTIECGPGKVLAGLVKRIHKPLQALATESEDLFSASLQGNH; this is translated from the coding sequence ATGAATACTCAGCAATCCCTTGCATTTGTTTTTCCTGGTCAAGGCTCGCAAAAAGTGGGCATGCTTGAAGATTTTTACGGCGAAGAACTGGTGAAGAATACATTTGCTCAGGCGAGTGATGTACTTGGCTATGACTTACTGGCATTGATTCAAGAGGGGCCTCAAGAAAAACTCAATATGACAGAGGTAACCCAACCTGCATTGCTAACCTGTAGTGTGGCCCTATGGAGATTGTGGCAGTCGCGAGGCGGTGTGGTGCCTGCATATATGGCAGGGCACAGTTTGGGGGAGTGGTCTGCATTGGTTTGCGCAGAAGTGGTTAAGTTTGAAGATGCAGTGGCCTTGGTAAGAGCTCGCGGTCAATACATGCAGGAAGCAGTCCCCGCAGGTCAGGGTGCAATGGCAGCCATTATTGGCTTGGGGGATGAAGAAATAGAGCAAGCTTGTGAAAAGGCGGCAGAGGGACAGGTAGTTTGTCCGGTTAACTACAACTCACCTGGGCAGGTTGTTATTGCCGGAGAGAGCGATGCTGTTGAGCGTGCCATGGCGCTTTGTAAAGAGGCCGGAGCTAAACGTGCGCTGCCTTTACCCGTGAGCGCACCATTTCATACTTCGCTGATGAAGCCTGCTGCAGACAGGCTGGCAGCACAAATTCAGGAAACCGAATTTAGTCAGCCAAAAGTACCTGTTGTACACAATGTGAGCGCTTTACCAGAGGCTAACCCTGAAAAAATTAAAGCAATTATGGTGGAGCAGATCTATTCTGCAGTGCAGTGGGTTGATTGTGTTAAGTATTTGGTCGATAACGGTGTGGAAACGACTATAGAATGCGGCCCCGGTAAAGTATTGGCTGGGTTAGTTAAGCGCATTCACAAACCATTACAGGCTTTGGCAACAGAGTCTGAAGATTTATTTTCTGCTAGTTTGCAAGGCAATCATTAA
- the fabF gene encoding beta-ketoacyl-ACP synthase II, with amino-acid sequence MNRNRVVITGVGMVSSLAHNVEDTWKAILSGKSGVTPIDSFDASAFATRFSASVKGLDLSPYMDEKEARKIDPFIQYGMVAGTQAFEDSGIEVTEKNAHRIGCVVGSGIGGLGSIENTTLTIKERGPRRVSPFFVPGSIINMIAGNLSIKYGLKGINLAVTTACTTGTHCIGLAAREIMFGTADVMIAGGSEMATTPVGVGGFGAARALSKRNDDPERASRPWDKDRDGFVLGDGAGIVVLENYEHAKARGAKIYAEVAGFGTSGDAYHMTSPPESGEGAALSMKNALIDASVNPEDMDYINAHGTSTLAGDLAECNALKQVFGGHASKLAVSSTKSMIGHLLGAAGAVEAIFTALSIRDQVAPPTINLDNPSEGCDLNLVPHTAQEMEINIALSNSFGFGGTNGTLLFKKV; translated from the coding sequence GTGAATCGCAATCGGGTCGTTATTACTGGTGTTGGTATGGTCAGCTCACTGGCCCACAACGTTGAAGACACTTGGAAAGCCATTTTAAGTGGAAAAAGCGGTGTCACACCGATTGATTCATTCGATGCATCAGCCTTTGCCACGCGTTTTAGCGCATCGGTCAAGGGGTTGGATCTTTCTCCCTATATGGACGAAAAAGAAGCGCGAAAAATTGACCCGTTTATTCAGTATGGCATGGTTGCCGGTACTCAGGCATTTGAAGATTCCGGTATTGAAGTGACTGAAAAGAATGCACACCGTATTGGCTGTGTTGTTGGTTCGGGTATCGGTGGTTTGGGATCAATTGAAAATACCACACTAACCATCAAAGAGCGCGGCCCGAGACGGGTATCTCCTTTCTTTGTTCCTGGTTCGATTATCAATATGATCGCGGGCAATCTTTCTATCAAGTATGGCCTAAAAGGTATTAACCTGGCAGTCACGACAGCGTGTACTACTGGTACTCATTGTATCGGTTTGGCTGCACGAGAAATTATGTTCGGTACGGCTGATGTGATGATTGCCGGTGGTTCTGAAATGGCGACAACACCTGTTGGTGTCGGTGGTTTTGGTGCTGCGAGAGCGTTATCTAAACGCAATGATGATCCAGAACGGGCGAGTCGGCCTTGGGATAAAGACCGCGATGGTTTTGTGTTAGGTGATGGTGCCGGTATTGTTGTTCTTGAAAATTATGAGCATGCCAAAGCCCGAGGGGCAAAAATCTATGCTGAAGTCGCAGGTTTTGGTACAAGTGGTGATGCCTATCATATGACTTCTCCTCCTGAGTCGGGTGAAGGTGCGGCACTTTCAATGAAAAATGCGCTTATTGATGCATCTGTTAATCCTGAGGATATGGATTATATTAATGCTCACGGCACCTCAACTCTGGCAGGCGATTTAGCCGAGTGTAATGCGCTGAAGCAGGTGTTTGGTGGTCATGCATCGAAGTTGGCTGTGAGTTCGACCAAATCCATGATTGGTCACTTACTAGGCGCAGCTGGTGCTGTTGAAGCAATTTTTACGGCTCTGTCTATTCGTGACCAGGTTGCACCGCCTACTATTAATCTGGACAATCCTAGCGAAGGTTGTGATTTAAACCTCGTTCCTCATACGGCGCAGGAAATGGAAATTAACATTGCGCTTAGTAATTCATTTGGTTTTGGTGGTACCAACGGAACCTTGCTCTTTAAGAAGGTTTAA